From Motilibacter peucedani, the proteins below share one genomic window:
- a CDS encoding glycosyltransferase family 2 protein, translated as MKRSPASVVVVAQHGPEGRARADFLARALRPSLGVRDELVVVADGEPGMSEIAAARLDDAQDLAARRLSGARRAKHAVTVLVCADCLPPSHAIDPLVVAVAAGSVAAGPLHDLGVGRQCVTAPVKALASPQALRDWARVWRDEHRGETRTVPALGEGVIAVRTDALLADGGLPGLGERLGAVGTLTVVADSVWHHRGTRGCGLAPRRAPLLSAVYIVKDEEELLPSSLAALEGVADEVVVYDTGSTDRTVEIARAAGARVVLGYWDEHFGDARNRALSHAFGDWHLQVDADEVLEVGDVALFRRALQEATTEALAIDVENITGNGMGTPQTGLVRRLARRDEGWFAGRLHEEVLHREGRGPVQGALRGVTLVHSGYLAARTEERDKAGRNLRLASLGLADAVPEGLTKGTALANLARSQRFAGDNEGVLRTAALAEGESFPPINWRELCHAAAVAAASLGRFDVAHEWLDKLTASMTDPVGSYEIAAEVLLAEGRYEDVLDVVSRMPVEGKDENNRVVRRDGALTFEIAALSRLGRAPEAAWRVVEVVRTGSMNISLERVLALFEAEPAALDAYVAALHDSMVMLTLAESRWVRPERADALLEAMWRAGRARSAVLAAATVVAPRLTVLRALEWAARLRGAGVSDCALVALARDTGRSPRDRVLAAALVIEAFGDDRTMPDLVAAAELIPDAEADAVGAELRTVAPRVAAQLLAA; from the coding sequence ATGAAGCGCTCTCCCGCATCGGTCGTCGTCGTCGCCCAGCACGGCCCGGAGGGTCGCGCCCGTGCCGACTTCCTGGCCCGGGCGCTGCGCCCGTCGCTCGGCGTGCGCGACGAGCTGGTCGTCGTCGCCGACGGCGAGCCCGGGATGAGCGAGATCGCTGCCGCCCGCCTCGACGACGCCCAGGACCTCGCGGCCCGCCGGCTCTCCGGCGCTCGGCGCGCGAAGCACGCCGTCACCGTCCTGGTGTGCGCCGACTGCCTGCCCCCCTCGCACGCGATCGACCCGCTGGTCGTCGCCGTCGCCGCCGGGTCAGTCGCCGCAGGCCCGCTGCACGACCTCGGCGTCGGGCGCCAGTGCGTGACCGCGCCGGTCAAGGCGCTGGCCAGCCCGCAGGCCCTGCGCGACTGGGCGCGGGTCTGGCGCGACGAGCACCGGGGCGAGACGCGTACGGTCCCCGCCCTGGGCGAGGGCGTCATCGCCGTGCGCACCGACGCGCTGCTCGCCGACGGCGGGCTGCCGGGCCTCGGCGAGCGCCTGGGCGCCGTCGGGACGCTCACGGTCGTGGCCGACAGCGTCTGGCACCACAGGGGTACGCGCGGGTGCGGTCTCGCGCCGCGCCGCGCGCCGCTGCTCAGCGCCGTCTACATCGTCAAGGACGAGGAGGAGCTGCTCCCGTCCTCCCTGGCGGCGCTCGAGGGCGTCGCCGACGAGGTCGTCGTCTACGACACCGGCTCCACCGACCGCACGGTCGAGATCGCGCGCGCCGCGGGCGCGCGCGTCGTGCTCGGCTACTGGGACGAGCACTTCGGCGACGCCCGCAACCGGGCCCTCTCGCACGCGTTCGGCGACTGGCACCTCCAGGTCGACGCCGACGAGGTCCTCGAGGTCGGCGACGTGGCGCTCTTCCGGCGCGCGCTGCAGGAGGCCACCACCGAGGCGCTGGCCATCGACGTCGAGAACATCACCGGCAACGGCATGGGCACGCCGCAGACCGGTCTCGTGCGCCGGCTCGCCCGCCGCGACGAGGGCTGGTTCGCCGGCCGCCTGCACGAGGAGGTCCTCCACCGGGAGGGCCGCGGCCCCGTCCAGGGCGCCCTCCGCGGCGTCACGCTCGTGCACTCCGGCTACCTCGCCGCGCGCACCGAGGAGCGCGACAAGGCCGGGCGCAACCTGCGTCTCGCCTCGCTGGGCCTGGCCGACGCCGTGCCGGAGGGGCTCACCAAGGGCACGGCCCTGGCGAACCTCGCCCGCTCGCAGCGCTTCGCCGGCGACAACGAGGGCGTGCTGCGGACCGCCGCCCTGGCCGAGGGCGAGAGCTTCCCCCCGATCAACTGGCGCGAGCTGTGCCACGCCGCGGCGGTCGCCGCCGCGTCGCTCGGCCGCTTCGACGTGGCGCACGAGTGGCTCGACAAGCTGACCGCGTCGATGACCGACCCCGTCGGCTCCTACGAGATCGCCGCCGAGGTCCTGCTCGCCGAGGGCCGCTACGAGGACGTGCTCGACGTCGTCTCGCGGATGCCGGTCGAGGGCAAGGACGAGAACAACCGGGTCGTGCGCCGCGACGGCGCCCTGACCTTCGAGATCGCGGCGCTCTCGCGCCTCGGCCGCGCGCCCGAGGCGGCGTGGCGGGTGGTGGAGGTCGTGCGTACGGGCTCGATGAACATCTCGCTCGAGCGCGTGCTCGCGCTGTTCGAGGCCGAGCCCGCCGCGCTCGACGCCTACGTCGCGGCGCTCCACGACTCGATGGTGATGCTGACCCTCGCCGAGAGCCGCTGGGTGCGCCCCGAGCGTGCCGACGCGCTGCTCGAGGCGATGTGGCGCGCCGGTCGCGCCCGCAGCGCCGTGCTGGCCGCCGCCACCGTGGTGGCGCCCCGGCTCACCGTCCTCCGGGCGCTCGAGTGGGCGGCCCGGCTGCGCGGGGCCGGCGTCTCGGACTGCGCGCTCGTCGCGCTCGCCCGCGACACCGGCCGCTCCCCCCGCGACCGGGTCCTGGCCGCGGCGCTGGTGATCGAGGCGTTCGGCGACGACCGCACCATGCCGGACCTCGTCGCTGCCGCGGAGCTCATCCCCGACGCCGAGGCCGACGCCGTGGGCGCCGAGCTGCGCACGGTCGCGCCGCGCGTGGCGGCACAGCTGCTCGCCGCCTGA
- a CDS encoding UDP-glucuronic acid decarboxylase family protein, protein MSVSDTPGTTPPRRGRAVVTGGSGFLGSHLCTRLLADGYEVLALDSFLTGHARNVEHLRGVDGFELRTCDVSAYVDVPGPVDVVLHFASPASPVDYLRHPIETMKVGSLGTLNSLGLAKAKGARFLLASTSESYGDPLVHPQPESYWGNVNPVGPRSVYDEAKRFGEALTMAYRRTHGLDAKIVRIFNTHGPRMRPNDGRAIPAFATQALSGEPITVAGDGSQTRSIIFVDDLVEGIVRLLHSDLSGPVNIGNPHEVSMLSLAETIRDLVGSSSPITYVPRPQDDPSLRRPDITVAREQLGWEPRVGYLEGLSATIGYFAGHPELLAGVAR, encoded by the coding sequence ATGAGCGTCAGCGACACCCCAGGCACCACCCCTCCGCGCAGGGGGCGCGCCGTCGTCACCGGCGGCTCGGGGTTCCTCGGCTCGCACCTGTGCACGCGGCTGCTGGCCGACGGCTACGAGGTGCTCGCGCTCGACAGCTTCCTCACCGGGCACGCGCGCAACGTCGAGCACCTGCGCGGAGTCGACGGCTTCGAGCTCCGGACCTGCGACGTGTCGGCCTACGTCGACGTGCCGGGCCCGGTCGACGTCGTCCTGCACTTCGCCTCGCCGGCCTCGCCCGTCGACTACCTGCGCCACCCCATCGAGACGATGAAGGTCGGCTCCCTCGGCACGCTCAACTCCCTCGGCCTGGCCAAGGCGAAGGGCGCCCGCTTCCTGCTGGCCTCGACCTCCGAGAGCTACGGCGACCCGCTGGTGCACCCGCAGCCCGAGTCCTACTGGGGCAACGTCAACCCGGTCGGCCCGCGCAGCGTCTACGACGAGGCGAAGCGCTTCGGCGAGGCGCTGACCATGGCCTACCGCCGCACCCACGGGCTCGACGCGAAGATCGTGCGGATCTTCAACACCCACGGTCCGCGCATGCGCCCGAACGACGGCCGCGCGATCCCGGCGTTCGCGACGCAGGCCCTGTCGGGCGAGCCCATCACCGTCGCCGGCGACGGCTCGCAGACCCGCTCGATCATCTTCGTCGACGACCTGGTCGAGGGCATCGTGCGCCTGCTGCACTCCGACCTCTCCGGCCCCGTCAACATCGGCAACCCGCACGAGGTGTCGATGCTCTCGCTCGCCGAGACCATCCGCGACCTCGTCGGCTCCAGCTCGCCGATCACCTACGTCCCGCGCCCGCAGGACGACCCGTCGCTGCGCCGTCCCGACATCACGGTCGCGCGGGAGCAGCTGGGCTGGGAGCCGCGGGTCGGCTACCTCGAGGGCCTGTCCGCCACCATCGGCTACTTCGCCGGCCACCCCGAGCTCCTCGCGGGCGTGGCCCGATGA
- a CDS encoding glycosyl transferase family 90, translating into MKVHLAEDLPSFYEHLVLWKAADGLNALDLGAFERRNPSVLSLVEQADAESPLPEFGPVLLGTGDQPTCTDGSWAAYAFSTADGFSDLPVPDFVFDRWLEAGIGDYEEVAAAMAAAGDAPAAAGVVGWIGNCHTAPVRWELHALAEQHPDALDVRHAGWVPDEDGVLHRDGVPPMSLPEQVAAWGALLDVEGRGWSARLKLLLHSGRPVLVQERPWREWWFDELRPMENCIPVGRDLGDVLERAQWVVENPEEAAAIGRAGQQLARERLTRPAALATWREVLAGADARRTAAGLPWAPAEAREALDPMLMMLGADVPS; encoded by the coding sequence GTGAAGGTCCACCTCGCCGAGGACCTGCCCTCGTTCTACGAGCACCTCGTCCTGTGGAAAGCGGCCGACGGGCTCAACGCCCTCGACCTCGGCGCCTTCGAGCGCCGCAACCCCTCGGTGCTCTCGCTGGTCGAGCAGGCCGACGCGGAGTCGCCCCTGCCGGAGTTCGGCCCGGTGCTGCTCGGCACCGGGGACCAGCCGACGTGCACCGACGGCTCGTGGGCGGCCTACGCGTTCTCCACCGCCGACGGGTTCTCCGACCTCCCGGTGCCCGACTTCGTCTTCGACCGCTGGCTGGAGGCCGGTATCGGCGACTACGAGGAGGTGGCGGCCGCGATGGCCGCCGCGGGCGACGCGCCCGCCGCGGCCGGGGTCGTCGGGTGGATCGGCAACTGCCACACGGCACCGGTGCGCTGGGAGCTCCACGCCCTGGCCGAGCAGCACCCCGACGCGCTCGACGTGCGCCACGCCGGCTGGGTGCCCGACGAGGACGGCGTCCTGCACCGCGACGGCGTGCCGCCGATGAGCCTGCCCGAGCAGGTCGCAGCCTGGGGCGCCTTGCTCGACGTGGAGGGCCGCGGCTGGAGCGCCCGGCTCAAGCTGCTGCTGCACAGCGGGCGTCCGGTGCTGGTGCAGGAGCGGCCCTGGCGGGAGTGGTGGTTCGACGAGCTGCGACCCATGGAGAACTGCATCCCGGTCGGGCGCGACCTCGGCGACGTCCTCGAGCGCGCCCAGTGGGTCGTCGAGAACCCCGAGGAGGCCGCCGCGATCGGCCGCGCCGGCCAGCAGCTCGCCCGGGAACGGCTGACGCGGCCGGCGGCCCTGGCCACCTGGCGCGAGGTGCTCGCCGGCGCCGACGCCCGGCGCACCGCAGCAGGGCTGCCGTGGGCTCCGGCCGAGGCCCGCGAGGCCCTCGACCCGATGCTGATGATGCTGGGCGCCGACGTCCCCAGCTAG
- a CDS encoding glycosyltransferase, translating to MAKSSLLTVCVVLPPSPTPSPALQQVKRHAKRLARGRVRVLLVEPVVDAVAAAECPSAPGVWRVPLPYDSGALPAYGDTLFETALAELLLREQADVVHLHWSGATTVVPAVERCWLVGVPAIVSIHDDWAPAADAPALTSPVQVVRQMLTMASLVCSPDPATAQRASVANWAPDVRHLSHASGSAPRWEDAYRELAALDEDHSRDRTTLSAVVTTYQRNEELAACLDSLVAQTLPRERFEVVVIDDCSEPSAEPVVRGYEDRLDVTYVRMERNVGIGEARNAGIDASRNDVLAFLDDDDVLAPRYLEELLATYDDGTGEVDAVLAWTGASPRAAASPAGVMAFRGGLYMNYTSFHEGQDLEWGFWWGGRCSIRRTRLGEHRFNVRFCEDTELAYRITQDETLTVRHTRRAVQRVDQGLEPMTLVRRHGRLGQAQAQLAELHPQLVENHPWFQDSTRVRALQSGLPLRPAMNARIATDVTATLELPALRACASGATSLLDLVGHSYGMLGSVENGLGWFAARRAAQARADGRRLRLGIDVASPLLPAFLDWARTAPDEAFPELVLAVPGPGARAAYDTVRALAQEKGGTARLTMERGAAFWAGVDAVLDHRAPEGWTIADGLPLPRGPLDEALNRLFLTDSLLGSFR from the coding sequence ATGGCCAAGAGCTCCCTCCTCACGGTGTGCGTCGTGCTGCCGCCGTCGCCGACCCCGTCCCCGGCGCTCCAGCAGGTCAAGCGCCACGCGAAGCGGCTGGCCCGCGGCCGCGTGCGCGTCCTGCTGGTCGAGCCGGTCGTCGACGCGGTCGCGGCCGCCGAGTGCCCCAGCGCCCCCGGCGTGTGGAGGGTGCCGCTGCCCTACGACTCGGGCGCGCTGCCGGCCTACGGCGACACGCTGTTCGAGACCGCGCTCGCCGAGCTGTTGCTGCGCGAGCAGGCCGACGTGGTGCACCTGCACTGGAGCGGCGCGACGACCGTCGTGCCGGCGGTCGAGCGCTGCTGGCTCGTCGGTGTGCCGGCGATCGTCTCGATCCACGACGACTGGGCGCCCGCGGCCGACGCACCTGCGCTCACGAGCCCCGTGCAGGTCGTGCGCCAGATGCTGACGATGGCCTCGCTGGTCTGCTCCCCCGACCCGGCCACGGCGCAGCGCGCGAGCGTCGCGAACTGGGCCCCGGACGTGCGCCACCTCTCGCACGCCAGCGGCAGCGCGCCGCGCTGGGAGGACGCCTACCGCGAGCTCGCCGCGCTCGACGAGGACCACTCGCGCGACCGCACGACCCTCAGCGCGGTCGTCACGACCTACCAGCGCAACGAGGAGCTCGCGGCCTGCCTCGACTCCCTCGTGGCGCAGACGCTGCCGCGCGAGCGCTTCGAGGTCGTCGTCATCGACGACTGCAGCGAGCCGAGCGCGGAGCCGGTCGTACGCGGCTACGAGGACCGCCTCGACGTGACCTACGTGCGCATGGAGCGCAACGTCGGCATCGGCGAGGCCCGCAACGCGGGCATCGACGCCAGCCGCAACGACGTCCTCGCGTTCCTCGACGACGACGACGTGCTCGCGCCGCGCTACCTCGAGGAGCTGCTCGCGACCTACGACGACGGCACGGGCGAGGTCGACGCCGTGCTGGCGTGGACCGGCGCCAGCCCGCGCGCGGCCGCTAGCCCCGCCGGCGTGATGGCCTTCCGCGGCGGGCTCTACATGAACTACACCTCGTTCCACGAGGGCCAGGACCTCGAGTGGGGCTTCTGGTGGGGCGGGCGCTGCAGCATCCGGCGCACCCGGCTCGGCGAGCACCGCTTCAACGTGCGCTTCTGCGAGGACACCGAGCTCGCCTACCGGATCACGCAGGACGAGACGCTCACCGTGCGCCACACCCGGCGCGCCGTGCAGCGCGTCGACCAGGGCCTCGAGCCGATGACCCTCGTGCGCCGCCACGGCCGGCTCGGCCAGGCGCAGGCCCAGCTGGCCGAGCTGCACCCGCAGCTGGTCGAGAACCACCCGTGGTTCCAGGACAGCACCCGGGTGCGCGCGCTGCAGTCCGGCCTGCCGCTGCGCCCGGCGATGAACGCGCGCATCGCTACCGACGTGACCGCGACGCTCGAGCTGCCGGCCCTGCGCGCCTGCGCGTCGGGTGCCACGAGCCTGCTCGACCTGGTGGGCCACAGCTACGGGATGCTCGGCTCGGTCGAGAACGGCCTCGGCTGGTTCGCCGCCCGTCGCGCCGCCCAGGCCCGCGCCGACGGCCGCCGCCTGCGGCTGGGCATCGACGTCGCCTCCCCCCTCCTGCCGGCGTTCCTCGACTGGGCGCGCACCGCTCCCGACGAGGCGTTCCCCGAGCTCGTCCTCGCGGTTCCCGGCCCGGGCGCCCGCGCGGCCTACGACACGGTGCGCGCGCTCGCCCAGGAGAAGGGCGGCACCGCGCGGCTGACGATGGAGCGCGGCGCGGCCTTCTGGGCCGGCGTCGACGCCGTGCTCGACCACCGCGCCCCCGAGGGCTGGACCATCGCCGACGGCCTCCCGCTGCCGCGCGGCCCCCTCGACGAGGCCCTGAACCGCCTGTTCCTGACCGACAGCCTGCTGGGGAGCTTCCGATGA
- a CDS encoding DUF707 domain-containing protein, whose translation MASPTRPYLVVVRAGDRSLHREWLRGRRNFDLVVDYYGSTPGLWREDADVYLERKGPKFAPVGEWLQDNAALVREYEAVWLPDDDLYATGDTVSDMLELTTALGLGAAQPALTGDSYFSHGITLQVAGLAMRWTSFVEVMGPVFSRAGLQACLPSFGRSVSGWGLDTIWPTMLAAAGLEVGILDATPVRHTRPVGGGTLYGTLTKSPEEEAVELAAEYGVSWPLQHRVLGALDPSGRLLDALELANALLGGSSPRVLQSAAEQYVYLAPTVNTLLEAAGVRV comes from the coding sequence ATGGCATCTCCCACGCGCCCCTACCTCGTGGTCGTCCGGGCCGGCGACCGCTCCCTGCACCGCGAGTGGCTGCGGGGGCGGCGCAACTTCGACCTGGTGGTCGACTACTACGGCTCCACGCCGGGGCTGTGGCGGGAGGACGCCGACGTCTACCTCGAGCGCAAGGGCCCGAAGTTCGCGCCGGTCGGGGAGTGGCTGCAGGACAACGCCGCCCTCGTGCGCGAGTACGAGGCCGTGTGGCTGCCCGACGACGACCTCTACGCCACCGGCGACACGGTGAGCGACATGCTCGAGCTGACCACCGCGCTCGGCCTGGGCGCGGCGCAGCCCGCCCTCACCGGTGACTCCTACTTCAGCCACGGCATCACGCTCCAGGTGGCCGGCCTCGCGATGCGCTGGACCAGCTTCGTCGAGGTCATGGGCCCGGTGTTCTCGCGGGCCGGGCTGCAGGCCTGCCTGCCGTCGTTCGGCCGCAGCGTGTCGGGCTGGGGCCTCGACACCATCTGGCCCACCATGCTCGCCGCCGCGGGCCTCGAGGTCGGCATCCTCGACGCCACCCCGGTGCGGCACACGCGCCCGGTCGGCGGCGGCACGCTCTACGGCACGCTGACCAAGTCGCCCGAGGAGGAGGCCGTCGAGCTCGCCGCGGAGTACGGCGTCTCCTGGCCGCTGCAGCACCGCGTCCTCGGCGCGCTCGACCCGAGCGGCCGGCTGCTCGACGCGCTCGAGCTCGCCAACGCGCTGCTGGGCGGCAGCTCGCCGCGCGTCCTGCAGTCCGCCGCGGAGCAGTACGTCTACCTCGCGCCGACGGTCAACACGCTGCTCGAGGCGGCCGGCGTACGCGTCTGA
- the glf gene encoding UDP-galactopyranose mutase has product MTAYDWVVVGAGLTGLTVAEQLANGQGARVLVVDQRTHIGGNIYDEVDDNGVLVHKYGPHAFHTGSKPVWDYLSRFTEWMPYEHRVLASIEGKLLPVPYNFTTLEALLPARAESLKAALLARHVPGSRVPVLRLLEDTDPQIAEFGEHVLDVVFRGYSAKQWGRPVEELDRGVMGRVPVVLSYDDRYFRDEYQAIPLDGYTAMAARMADVDGVTVALGEDGHAAIAANPRARALWTGPVDSYFAHEHGHLPYRSLRFDLQTRDERRVQPVAQVNYPGTEPWTRITEHAHFSPRATLRTTLGVEYSETHVPGVNEPFYPVHDDESRALHKVYQAACRELEPKVYFAGRLGDYRYYDMHQAVGRALQLVPSLVAGTALPEAA; this is encoded by the coding sequence ATGACCGCCTACGACTGGGTCGTCGTCGGAGCCGGGCTGACCGGCCTGACCGTCGCCGAGCAGCTGGCCAACGGCCAGGGCGCGCGCGTGCTCGTCGTGGACCAGCGCACGCACATCGGCGGCAACATCTACGACGAGGTCGACGACAACGGCGTACTGGTGCACAAGTACGGGCCGCACGCCTTCCACACCGGGTCCAAGCCCGTGTGGGACTACCTCTCGCGCTTCACCGAGTGGATGCCCTACGAGCACCGCGTCCTCGCGAGCATCGAAGGCAAGCTGCTCCCGGTGCCCTACAACTTCACCACCCTCGAGGCGCTGCTCCCCGCGCGCGCCGAGTCGCTGAAGGCGGCACTGCTGGCGCGGCACGTGCCGGGCAGCCGCGTACCCGTCCTGCGCCTGCTCGAGGACACCGACCCGCAGATCGCCGAGTTCGGCGAGCACGTGCTCGACGTGGTCTTCCGTGGCTACTCCGCCAAGCAGTGGGGCCGCCCGGTCGAGGAGCTCGACCGCGGCGTCATGGGCCGGGTGCCCGTGGTTCTGTCCTACGACGACCGCTACTTCCGTGACGAGTACCAAGCCATACCTCTCGACGGCTACACCGCCATGGCCGCGCGCATGGCCGACGTCGACGGCGTCACGGTCGCCCTCGGCGAGGACGGCCACGCCGCCATCGCCGCCAACCCGCGCGCCCGCGCGCTGTGGACCGGACCGGTCGACTCCTACTTCGCCCACGAGCACGGGCACCTGCCCTACCGCAGCCTGCGCTTCGACCTGCAGACCCGTGACGAGCGACGCGTGCAGCCGGTCGCCCAGGTCAACTACCCGGGCACCGAGCCGTGGACGCGCATCACGGAGCACGCGCACTTCTCGCCGCGCGCGACGCTGCGCACGACGCTCGGCGTGGAGTACTCCGAGACGCACGTGCCCGGCGTGAACGAGCCGTTCTACCCGGTGCACGACGACGAGAGCCGCGCGCTGCACAAGGTCTACCAGGCCGCGTGCCGCGAGCTCGAGCCGAAGGTCTACTTCGCCGGCCGGCTCGGCGACTACCGCTACTACGACATGCACCAGGCGGTCGGCCGCGCCCTCCAGCTGGTGCCCTCGCTGGTCGCCGGCACGGCGCTGCCCGAGGCCGCGTAG